A single window of Zea mays cultivar B73 chromosome 10, Zm-B73-REFERENCE-NAM-5.0, whole genome shotgun sequence DNA harbors:
- the LOC100272489 gene encoding Amino acid permease 3-like produces the protein MAPAPHNGLNNNHPVAPMDVSVEAGNAGAAEWLDDDGRPRRSGTFWTASAHIITAVIGSGVLSLAWAIAQLGWVAGPAAMLLFAFVTYYTAALLAECYRTGHPETGKRNYTYMDAVRSNLGGVKVVFCGVIQYANLVGVAIGYTIASAISMKAVRRAGCFHAHGHADPCKSSSTPYMVLFGGVQILFSQIPDFDQIWWLSIVAAVMSFTYSSIGLSLGIAQTVSNGGFKGSLTGISIGAGVTSTQKIWHTLQAFGDIAFAYSFSNILIEIQDTIKAPPPSESKVMQKATRLSVATTTVFYMLCGCMGYAAFGDNAPDNLLTGFGFYEPFWLLDVANVAIVVHLVGAYQVFCQPIFAFVERRAAAAWPDSAFVSRELRVGPFSLSVFRLTWRSAFVCVTTVVAMLLPFFGDVVGLLGAVSFWPLTVYFPVEMYIKQLRVPRGSTKWICLQTLSVSCLLVSVAAAAGSIADVIAALKVYKPFSG, from the exons ATGGCACCCGCGCCGCACAACGGACTGAACAACAACCACCCGGTCGCGCCCATGGATGTGTCGGTGGAGGCCGGGAACGCCGGAGCCGCCGAGTGGCTAGACGACGACGGCCGGCCGCGCCGCAGTGGCACGTTCTGGACGGCCAGCGCGCACATCATCACCGCCGTCATCGGCTCGGGAGTCCTCTCCCTGGCGTGGGCCATCGCGCAGCTGGGCTGGGTGGCCGGCCCCGCCGCCATGCTCCTCTTCGCCTTCGTCACCTACTACACGGCGGCGCTGCTCGCCGAGTGCTACCGCACGGGCCACCCGGAGACGGGCAAGCGCAACTACACCTACATGGACGCCGTGCGCTCCAACCTCGGCGGCGTCAAGGTCGTCTTCTGCGGCGTCATACAGTACGCCAACCTCGTCGGCGTCGCCATCGGCTACACCATCGCGTCGGCCATCAGCATGAAGGCCGTCAGGAGGGCCGGGTGCTTCCACGCCCACGGGCATGCGGACCCCTGCAAGAGCTCCAGCACCCCGTACATGGTCCTGTTCGGCGGTGTCCAGATTCTCTTCTCGCAGATACCGGACTTCGATCAGATTTGGTGGCTCTCCATTGTCGCCGCCGTCATGTCCTTCACTTACTCTTCCATCGGACTCTCCCTCGGCATCGCACAGACCGTCT CCAATGGTGGGTTCAAGGGCAGCCTCACTGGCATCAGTATTGGCGCCGGCGTCACCTCCACGCAGAAGATCTGGCACACGCTCCAGGCGTTCGGCGACATCGCGTTCGCCTACTCCTTCTCCAACATCCTCATCGAGATCCAA GATACGATCAAGGCGCCGCCACCGTCGGAGTCGAAGGTGATGCAGAAGGCGACGCGGCTGAGCGTGGCGACCACGACAGTATTCTACATGCTGTGCGGGTGCATGGGGTACGCGGCGTTCGGCGACAACGCGCCGGACAACCTCCTCACCGGCTTCGGCTTCTACGAGCCCTTCTGGCTGCTCGACGTCGCCAACGTGGCCATCGTCGTGCACCTGGTCGGCGCCTACCAGGTGTTCTGCCAGCCCATCTTCGCCTTCGTGGagcgccgcgccgccgcggccTGGCCGGACAGCGCCTTCGTCTCCCGGGAGCTCCGCGTGGGTCCCTTCTCCCTCAGCGTGTTCCGCCTGACGTGGCGGTCCGCGTTCGTGTGCGTCACCACCGTCGTCGCCATGCTGCTGCCGTTCTTCGGCGACGTGGTGGGGCTCCTCGGCGCCGTCTCCTTCTGGCCGCTCACCGTCTACTTCCCCGTCGAAATGTACATCAAGCAGCTCCGCGTGCCCCGCGGCAGCACCAAGTGGATCTGCCTCCAGACGCTCAGCGTCAGCTGTCTCCTTGTCTCCGTCGCCGCTGCAGCAGGATCCATTGCCGATGTCATCGCCGCCCTCAAGGTCTACAAGCCGTTCAGcggttag